A section of the Jaculus jaculus isolate mJacJac1 chromosome 6, mJacJac1.mat.Y.cur, whole genome shotgun sequence genome encodes:
- the LOC123461557 gene encoding proline-rich protein 2-like, with protein MENALGFSCPPPPPLSPGPPPPGGPFPGPVPTEPSAEPGPAVLPPTAGRAPPHGPRRPRWQRGGVGFRTQPLGAGGGSLTPLGLPGLPWPIPAPRTPAAQWRGRRRGAGARPGRTEVASGTGGPAGTGTEPPVPAARRPAPPRAPPDPRPPPPRRRPAYLRLPGRPAADSGRAAAARTRREGAPPSGPGRCQPPPPPPPGAHPTRPRPGPLVLPAAPGGPESSSASLWPTGVGRLRRLFPCSTGSSPPPAQASSLPLWFFEEGSHYGLELTGILLPLPRE; from the coding sequence ATGGAGAACGCCCTCGGCTTCTCCTGCCCGCCTCCCCCCCCGCTCTCTCCCGGGCCTCCCCCGCCTGGAGGTCCCTTCCCGGGCCCGGTGCCCACCGAGCCCAGCGCCGAGCCCGGCCCCGCCGTCCTCCCTCCTACCGCCGGCCGCGCCCCGCCGCACGGTCCTCGGCGCCCCAGGTGGCAGCGCGGGGGAGTCGGGTTTCGAACTCAGCCCCTCGGGGCTGGTGGGGGGAGCCTGACCCCGCTCGGGCTGCCCGGGCTCCCGTGGCCGATCCCGGCTCCGCGGACACCCGCAGCGCAGTGGAGGGGACGGCGGCGAGGGGCAGGCGCGCGCCCCGGGCGCACGGAGGTCGCCTCGGGAACAGGTGGCCCGGCGGGGACGGGGACCGAGCCCCCGGTGCCTGCAgcccgccgccccgccccgccccgcgcgcccccGGACCCCCGCCCGCCGCCCCCTCGGCGCCGCCCCGCGTACCTCCGGCTCCCGGGCAGGCCAGCGGCGGACAGCGGCCGGGCGGCGGCGGCCCGGACCCGGCGGGAGGGAGCACCGCCCTCGGGCCCTGGGCGgtgccagcccccccccccccccccccccggtgccCACCCCACCCGTCCCCGCCCGGGGCCGCTTGTCCTCCCTGCTGCCCCGGGGGGACCTGAGTCATCCTCGGCGAGCCTGTGGCCAACAGGTGTGGGGCGTCTTCGCCGACTCTTCCCCTGCAGCACGGGTTCCAGCCCACCCCCGGCAcaggcttcctccctccctctctggttTTTCGAGGAGGGGTCTCACtacggcctcgaactcacgggcatcctcctacctctgcctcgcgagtga